Proteins co-encoded in one Oreochromis aureus strain Israel breed Guangdong linkage group 3, ZZ_aureus, whole genome shotgun sequence genomic window:
- the LOC120438080 gene encoding uncharacterized protein LOC120438080, with protein MANVRTKLRGLGCAEVLVNSLKNKAQDKSQAALNMKKPRRAEVNYCPQYPKGETTDSLEKERIALLSEVQKRNNDNIVTMKMQKTFSYRRQEVIQGQPFIADFKSRWPALFTEKEIDKEFLRISTVPLLSRFFYELDLYTPRMMELFRGKGGVAGRKMRHIMVAISKDDTIHTRRACILKSLCVYLNEDHEKLVKEYTNTEANTEAMEQTVMGVYVIHQEGAEPGDDPENIGVLIEGVEVLTGLRSIAIACALLFGLIYCLNLSYPPELKCTFEVLQKIIMKLDGQRLSSKAQFLKNKLMG; from the exons ATGGCCAATGTCCGGACCAAACTGAGAGGCCTAGGCTGTGCTGAGGTGTTGGTAAATTCACTAAAGAACAAGGCCCAAGACAAAAGTCAGGCAGCATTGAATATGAAAAAGCCTAGAAGAGCAGAAGTCAATTACTGTCCGCAGTATCCAAAAGGAGAAACTACTGACAGCCTGGAAAAAGAGAGAATTGCACTGCTTTCAGAGGTTCAGAAGAGAAACAATGACAATATAGTGACAATGAAAATGCAGAAGACTTTTTCGTATAGAAGGCAAGAAGTTATTCAAGGACAGCCCTTCATTGCAGATTTTAAAAGCAGATGGCCAGCTCTGTTCACCGAGAAAGAG ATTGACAAGGAATTCCTGCGCATATCGACAGTACCGCTGCTATCTAGATTCTTTTATGAGCTAGACTTGTACACTCCACGCATGATGGAGCTCTTTCGAGGCAAAGGTGGGGTGGCTGGCAGAAAAATGAGACACATCATGGTGGCCATTTCCAAG GATGACACAATACATACAAGGCGAGCATGCATCCTGAAGTCCTTGTGTGTCTACCTGAATGAAGACCATGAGAAACTTGTGAAGGAATATACG AACACTGAGGCCAACACTGAAGCCATGGAACAAACTGTGATGGGAGTGTATGTCATACATCAGGAGGGTGCGGAGCCTGGAGATGACCCAGAGAACATCGGTGTCCTGATTGAAGGCGTTGAGGTTCTCACTGGTTTGAGGAGCATTGCAATTGCTTGTGCTCTGTTATTTGGACTGATATACTGTCTGAACCTAAGCTACCCACCGGAGCTCAAATGCACTTTTGAAGTCTTGCAAAAGATTATCATGAAGCTGGATGGGCAGAGGTTGTCATCTAAGGCACAGTTCCTAAAAAACAAGCTAATGGGGTGA